One region of Bacteroidota bacterium genomic DNA includes:
- a CDS encoding YwiC-like family protein codes for MNFPKAVFPVYWSKQHGAYITLIICWMIGVFLSPKFSWLQPVVLVFLLSGFNLVELILEKYKRKTPLPQGRKIWLFIYSIITLLFGLFTLIKVPLLRYLLPVFICSGVIFILLALKRKQKSVFAEWLTFAVFSLSGLLAFSPGEVPELSWIIHITLIMSLYFGLSIFLVKFWLGKLMSYGGLIYVMSAILFMFFFYGESRIVYGVGALMLLKCMIPIVAGPWYKNLPIKRIGMLEAIFHLIFLIILVLNFPHTSEF; via the coding sequence ATGAATTTCCCAAAAGCAGTTTTTCCTGTTTACTGGAGTAAGCAGCATGGAGCTTATATTACTTTAATAATTTGTTGGATGATTGGGGTGTTTCTGAGCCCTAAATTCAGCTGGCTTCAACCGGTTGTGCTTGTATTTCTTTTGTCGGGTTTTAATCTGGTTGAGTTGATACTTGAGAAATACAAGAGAAAAACGCCATTGCCTCAGGGTCGTAAAATTTGGTTGTTCATTTATTCAATCATCACTCTTCTTTTTGGACTTTTTACACTTATAAAAGTTCCTTTACTCAGGTATTTACTGCCTGTTTTTATTTGCTCTGGCGTGATTTTTATTTTGCTTGCCTTAAAAAGAAAACAAAAATCGGTTTTTGCCGAATGGCTGACTTTTGCTGTCTTTTCATTATCAGGTTTGTTGGCTTTTTCTCCCGGAGAAGTCCCTGAGCTTTCATGGATCATCCATATCACTCTCATCATGTCTCTTTATTTTGGTTTGAGTATATTTTTGGTTAAATTTTGGTTGGGGAAACTAATGTCTTATGGCGGACTGATTTATGTCATGTCCGCTATTCTTTTTATGTTCTTTTTTTACGGCGAAAGCCGGATCGTGTATGGGGTAGGGGCTTTAATGCTCCTGAAATGTATGATTCCAATTGTGGCAGGACCATGGTACAAGAATCTGCCAATTAAACGAATTGGAATGCTCGAAGCGATCTTTCATCTGATCTTTCTGATCATTCTTGTGTTGAACTTCCCGCATACGAGTGAATTTTAA
- a CDS encoding heavy metal translocating P-type ATPase metal-binding domain-containing protein has translation MPVTETALKCYHCGEDCKDEVIRLDDKVFCCDGCKLVFEILQENNLCSYYQYNTSPGQSPKGKFLEERFAFLDDEQVKKKLINFTDGKYSTINFYIPQMHCSSCIWLLEHLSRINASVVRSQVNFLKREVIVVFEEQKISLRQIVEMLTTIGYEPVINLNDLENQRAAPKSKTRIYKIGIAGFAFGNIMLFSFPEYFSLSDYIEPGFKGIFSYINLALSLPVFFYCSSQFFISAFASLKQKFLNIDVPIALGILVMFVRSLIEILSASGPGYLDTMSGLVFFMLVGRTFQDKTYETLSFERDYKSFFPIAVMCRRAGKETSVPVSQLVVGDRILIRNEELVPADAVLIKGNAQIDYSFVTGESIPVERKSGELIYAGGKQKGTLVELEVVKEVSQSYLTQLWNKDAYLQKHEDGKFQQLVNQISHYFTFVIVGLSLLALAFWFIQGDHLRGWNAFTAVLIIACPCALAISSPFTLGNILRIFGRNEFYLKNFAVIEKLAKIDTIVFDKTGTLTRNNTASVDFHGDVLTPEMNQRIRSLVHQSSHPLSQHIDKNLITSELLPVSNYQEIPGEGLQGFVAEMHVKIGSAAFTGDVKDNQEQLELSTRVYVSVDGAVIGYFSFRNNYREGLEELVQSLVKRKFDLVVLSGDNDSEKKYLQKVFGKDANIRFRQSPAEKLHVIQDLQNQKKHVLMIGDGLNDAGALKQSDVGISISDDINNFSPACDAILNAGKFKWLGSILAISRSSHRIILGSFIIALFYNVLGLYFAMQGTLSPVIAAILMPVSSVSIIAFTTGMSNLVARK, from the coding sequence ATGCCCGTAACAGAAACTGCTCTCAAATGTTACCACTGTGGTGAAGATTGCAAAGATGAAGTCATCCGTCTTGATGATAAGGTATTTTGTTGCGATGGATGTAAATTGGTTTTTGAAATTTTGCAGGAAAACAATCTATGCTCCTATTACCAATACAATACTTCACCCGGACAATCCCCGAAAGGGAAATTTTTGGAAGAGCGCTTTGCATTTCTGGACGACGAGCAGGTGAAGAAAAAGCTTATTAATTTTACGGATGGGAAATACTCCACCATCAATTTTTACATTCCTCAGATGCACTGCAGTAGTTGTATCTGGCTGTTGGAGCATTTGAGCAGGATCAATGCTTCCGTAGTTCGTTCACAGGTGAATTTTTTGAAGCGTGAAGTAATTGTTGTTTTTGAAGAGCAAAAAATATCTCTGCGCCAGATCGTTGAAATGTTAACCACTATTGGTTATGAGCCGGTAATTAATTTGAACGACCTCGAAAATCAACGAGCCGCTCCCAAGTCGAAAACCAGAATTTATAAAATCGGTATTGCAGGGTTTGCATTTGGGAATATCATGTTGTTTAGTTTCCCTGAATATTTTTCACTCAGCGATTACATTGAACCGGGATTCAAAGGAATTTTCAGTTATATTAATCTTGCCCTTTCTCTCCCTGTTTTCTTTTATTGTTCATCTCAATTCTTCATTTCGGCTTTCGCCAGTCTGAAACAAAAATTCCTGAACATCGATGTACCGATTGCGCTGGGAATTCTGGTGATGTTCGTCCGGAGTTTAATCGAAATACTTTCCGCTTCCGGTCCGGGGTATCTGGATACGATGTCCGGTCTTGTTTTTTTCATGCTTGTCGGACGCACATTTCAGGATAAAACATATGAAACTCTTTCTTTCGAAAGGGATTATAAATCCTTTTTTCCGATTGCTGTGATGTGTCGCAGAGCGGGAAAAGAAACATCCGTTCCGGTATCGCAATTGGTTGTTGGCGACAGGATCTTAATCCGCAATGAAGAATTAGTACCTGCCGATGCGGTATTGATCAAAGGGAATGCTCAGATCGATTATTCATTTGTCACAGGAGAATCCATTCCGGTGGAAAGAAAATCCGGCGAATTGATTTATGCAGGTGGAAAACAAAAAGGTACCCTGGTGGAGCTGGAAGTAGTCAAGGAGGTTTCTCAAAGCTATCTCACACAATTGTGGAATAAAGACGCTTATTTGCAAAAGCATGAAGATGGAAAGTTTCAGCAATTGGTCAATCAGATCAGCCATTATTTCACTTTTGTAATTGTTGGTTTATCGTTATTGGCTCTTGCATTCTGGTTTATTCAGGGCGATCATTTGAGAGGATGGAATGCATTTACGGCTGTACTTATTATTGCCTGTCCTTGTGCTTTGGCAATTTCTTCTCCTTTCACCCTTGGAAATATTCTGAGAATCTTCGGCAGGAATGAGTTTTACCTGAAAAATTTTGCGGTCATAGAAAAACTTGCAAAGATTGATACTATCGTTTTTGACAAGACAGGAACACTTACACGAAACAATACCGCTTCAGTTGACTTTCACGGAGATGTCCTTACTCCTGAAATGAATCAACGCATTCGTTCGCTGGTTCATCAATCCTCACATCCCCTGAGTCAGCATATTGACAAAAATCTGATCACATCTGAATTGCTTCCTGTAAGCAACTATCAGGAAATTCCCGGCGAAGGACTTCAAGGGTTTGTTGCCGAAATGCATGTAAAGATTGGATCAGCGGCGTTTACCGGTGATGTGAAGGATAATCAGGAGCAATTGGAGCTTTCAACACGTGTTTATGTAAGTGTTGATGGAGCGGTGATCGGGTATTTTTCATTTAGAAATAATTATCGCGAAGGATTGGAAGAACTGGTGCAGTCACTTGTAAAACGCAAATTTGATCTGGTGGTGCTTTCCGGTGACAATGATTCGGAGAAGAAATATCTGCAAAAAGTATTCGGCAAGGATGCGAACATTCGTTTCCGTCAATCTCCTGCTGAAAAGCTCCACGTTATTCAGGATCTTCAAAATCAAAAGAAGCATGTTTTAATGATTGGTGATGGTTTGAATGATGCCGGTGCATTGAAGCAAAGCGATGTAGGAATTTCTATTTCTGATGACATTAATAATTTTTCTCCTGCCTGCGATGCAATTTTAAATGCAGGGAAATTTAAATGGCTGGGTAGCATTCTTGCCATTTCAAGATCCAGTCATCGGATTATCCTGGGCAGTTTTATAATTGCATTATTTTATAACGTACTGGGCTTATATTTTGCAATGCAGGGAACCCTTTCTCCGGTTATTGCTGCTATTCTGATGCCCGTTAGTTCTGTATCCATCATTGCTTTTACTACAGGCATGTCAAATCTGGTTGCAAGAAAATAA
- the ccoS gene encoding cbb3-type cytochrome oxidase assembly protein CcoS encodes MSVIFLLILFSLLLAIGFLIAFIWSVRDGQYEDDYTPSVRILFDNDSTQQTNNSTNEDL; translated from the coding sequence ATGAGTGTAATCTTTCTTCTTATTCTGTTTAGTCTGCTGCTCGCAATAGGGTTTTTAATAGCCTTTATTTGGAGTGTAAGGGATGGTCAATATGAGGATGATTATACTCCATCAGTGAGAATTCTATTCGATAACGACTCAACACAACAAACCAATAACTCTACAAACGAGGATTTATGA
- the ccoN gene encoding cytochrome-c oxidase, cbb3-type subunit I encodes MTTEKFRYDNKIVRNFAVATIIWGLVGMLVGLIVALQLTNPKLNLAPFLTFGRLRPLHTNAVIFAFVGNGIFMGVYYSLQRLLKARMFSDLLSKIHFWGWQLIIVAAAVTLPLGITTSKEYAELEWPIDIMIALIWVVFAINLFGTIFKRRERHLYVAIWFYIATIITVAVLHIVNSLALPVSFLKSYSIFAGVQDALVQWWYGHNAVAFFLTTPYLGLMYYFVPKAADRPVYSYKLSIIHFWALIFLYIWAGPHHLLYSTLPDWAQSLGVVFSIMLIAPSWGGMINGLLTLRGAWDKVRESVVLKFMVVAVTAYGMSTFEGPMLSIKSVNAISHFTDWTIAHVHIGALGWNGMLTFGILYFLIPKLYNTSLFSKKLANFHFWMSTLGILFYAIPMYWAGFAQSLMWKDFTPDGVLRYPNFLETVVQIMPMYILRVFGGSLYLIGVIVMIYNLWKTSAAGKFIGDEDAEAAPLAKIAPESHGHWHRWIERRPVQFMLFALVAILIGGIVEIVPMLTIKSNVPTIASVKPYTPLELQGRDIYIREGCYTCHSQLIRPFRSETERYGEYSKAGEFVYDHPFQWGSKRTGPDLAREGGKYPNSWHYNHMMDPTTMSPGSIMPAYEFIIEKDLDISSTAAKIRTMQKLGVPYPDGFDAEANNALAKQAGEIAADLEKNGIKVDSRKEIVALIAYLQRLGTDIKVKDQPTAQK; translated from the coding sequence ATGACCACCGAAAAATTCCGTTACGACAATAAGATTGTCCGAAATTTTGCCGTCGCCACCATCATTTGGGGCCTTGTCGGCATGCTCGTAGGGCTCATCGTTGCTCTGCAGTTAACGAACCCTAAGCTCAATTTAGCACCTTTCCTGACATTTGGACGGCTAAGGCCATTGCACACCAATGCGGTCATTTTCGCGTTTGTAGGTAATGGTATTTTTATGGGAGTTTACTATTCATTGCAACGCCTTCTGAAGGCAAGGATGTTTAGTGACCTCCTGAGTAAAATCCATTTCTGGGGATGGCAGCTGATCATCGTTGCCGCTGCTGTAACATTACCTCTTGGTATTACGACCAGCAAAGAATATGCTGAATTGGAATGGCCGATCGATATCATGATCGCGTTGATCTGGGTGGTATTTGCCATCAATCTATTTGGAACAATTTTCAAAAGAAGAGAACGGCATTTATATGTAGCTATTTGGTTCTACATAGCTACCATTATTACAGTGGCTGTATTGCATATTGTAAATTCACTTGCATTGCCGGTGAGCTTCCTGAAAAGCTACTCTATTTTTGCCGGAGTTCAGGACGCTTTGGTGCAGTGGTGGTATGGACATAATGCAGTTGCGTTCTTCCTGACAACTCCATACCTGGGACTGATGTATTACTTCGTTCCAAAAGCCGCTGATCGACCGGTGTATTCGTATAAATTATCGATTATCCATTTCTGGGCGCTTATCTTCCTGTATATCTGGGCAGGACCGCACCACTTGTTGTATTCAACTCTTCCTGACTGGGCACAATCGCTCGGGGTGGTCTTCTCCATCATGCTTATTGCTCCGTCCTGGGGTGGTATGATCAACGGATTGTTGACACTTCGCGGTGCCTGGGATAAGGTTCGTGAAAGTGTAGTATTGAAATTCATGGTTGTCGCGGTGACTGCTTATGGTATGTCGACTTTCGAAGGACCAATGCTTTCTATCAAGAGTGTAAATGCAATTTCTCACTTTACAGACTGGACTATCGCTCACGTACACATCGGTGCTTTGGGATGGAATGGTATGTTGACTTTTGGTATTCTGTATTTCCTGATTCCAAAACTGTATAATACTTCTTTGTTCAGTAAAAAGCTTGCCAACTTCCATTTCTGGATGTCTACTTTGGGAATTCTGTTCTATGCAATACCAATGTACTGGGCAGGATTTGCACAGTCACTGATGTGGAAAGATTTCACACCGGATGGCGTATTGCGTTACCCTAACTTCCTTGAAACAGTGGTTCAGATCATGCCAATGTACATTCTTCGTGTATTCGGTGGTTCACTCTACCTTATTGGTGTAATTGTCATGATTTACAACTTGTGGAAAACCTCTGCTGCCGGCAAGTTCATCGGTGATGAAGATGCAGAAGCGGCACCACTTGCAAAGATTGCTCCTGAGTCTCATGGACACTGGCACCGTTGGATCGAACGCAGACCGGTTCAATTCATGTTATTCGCGCTCGTTGCAATTCTGATAGGTGGTATCGTTGAAATCGTTCCGATGCTTACGATAAAATCCAATGTGCCTACCATTGCTTCTGTAAAACCATATACTCCTCTTGAATTGCAAGGACGTGATATTTATATCCGGGAAGGTTGTTACACTTGTCATAGCCAGCTCATTCGTCCGTTCCGATCAGAAACCGAGCGTTATGGTGAATACTCAAAAGCAGGTGAATTCGTATATGATCACCCGTTCCAGTGGGGTTCAAAACGTACAGGTCCTGATCTGGCCAGAGAAGGAGGCAAGTATCCGAACTCATGGCATTACAACCACATGATGGATCCTACAACCATGTCACCTGGTTCAATCATGCCGGCGTACGAGTTTATCATAGAGAAGGATCTGGATATCTCTTCCACAGCAGCGAAAATCAGGACCATGCAAAAACTTGGAGTACCGTATCCTGATGGTTTTGATGCTGAAGCAAATAATGCACTTGCAAAACAAGCAGGGGAGATTGCTGCAGACCTGGAAAAGAATGGAATCAAAGTAGATTCTCGCAAAGAGATTGTTGCCTTGATAGCTTATCTGCAACGTCTTGGAACCGATATAAAAGTGAAAGATCAACCTACTGCTCAGAAGTAA
- a CDS encoding CcoQ/FixQ family Cbb3-type cytochrome c oxidase assembly chaperone, which produces MFKNYLQGIEGIATYPLFSLVVFFLFFLIMGIWVLRSKSSSMQELGSMPLNDNPENQSEKN; this is translated from the coding sequence ATGTTTAAAAACTATTTGCAAGGTATCGAAGGAATCGCCACATATCCTTTATTCTCACTGGTGGTATTCTTTCTGTTCTTTCTTATCATGGGGATTTGGGTTCTCAGGTCTAAATCATCCTCCATGCAGGAACTTGGTTCCATGCCATTAAACGATAATCCAGAAAATCAATCAGAAAAAAATTAA
- a CDS encoding c-type cytochrome, translated as MNTNKNKFLRFFLLSGGLLFGAVQSMAQQVAVADSTAKSEPVQIPKMFFEPSTYIWLLLGIIVIAVIFTLTHTINVLTRTLDEKTAAVSGTTPRSAEYVHRQTGWNKLMQMMTRSVPVEKEKDVMLDHDYDGIRELDNQLPPWWVWGFYITIIFAFIYLVNYHIAGSGKLQYAEYDEEIQIANAAKEARLKNDANFVTEANVVRLSEANDLSQGKDVYVKFCVACHGDKGQGNVGPNLTDNFWIHGGGIKNVFATITNGVPAKGMISWKSQLSPKQIQLVGSYVLSLEGTNPPGAKEPQGTVWQESVAADSTAAKSDSTSAVVDSTAKKI; from the coding sequence ATGAACACGAATAAAAATAAATTTCTACGCTTCTTTCTGTTGTCAGGAGGACTTCTCTTCGGTGCTGTTCAATCCATGGCACAACAGGTAGCCGTAGCTGATTCTACAGCCAAATCTGAACCGGTTCAGATTCCGAAAATGTTTTTTGAACCATCAACATACATCTGGCTGTTGCTCGGAATCATAGTGATAGCAGTGATTTTCACGCTAACACACACCATCAACGTCCTCACCAGGACCCTGGATGAAAAGACTGCTGCCGTATCCGGCACCACTCCACGCAGCGCTGAATATGTACATCGTCAAACCGGTTGGAATAAACTGATGCAGATGATGACACGATCAGTTCCTGTTGAAAAGGAAAAGGATGTTATGCTGGATCATGATTACGATGGAATTCGCGAATTGGACAATCAACTACCACCCTGGTGGGTATGGGGATTTTACATCACCATCATCTTTGCCTTTATCTATCTTGTCAATTATCATATCGCAGGTTCGGGCAAACTTCAATATGCCGAATACGATGAAGAAATCCAAATTGCAAATGCAGCCAAAGAGGCCAGGTTAAAAAATGATGCAAATTTTGTCACTGAGGCAAATGTGGTTCGCTTGTCTGAAGCAAACGATTTGTCACAAGGTAAAGATGTTTACGTCAAATTCTGTGTGGCTTGTCACGGAGACAAAGGGCAAGGAAATGTCGGACCAAACCTCACAGATAATTTCTGGATCCATGGTGGTGGAATAAAAAATGTATTCGCTACAATTACAAATGGTGTACCTGCAAAAGGTATGATTTCCTGGAAGAGTCAGCTTTCACCAAAGCAAATTCAATTGGTGGGCAGCTATGTACTGTCTCTTGAAGGTACCAATCCTCCGGGAGCGAAAGAACCTCAGGGAACAGTCTGGCAGGAATCAGTTGCTGCAGATAGTACCGCAGCAAAATCAGATAGTACAAGCGCTGTTGTTGATTCAACAGCAAAGAAAATTTAA
- the ccoG gene encoding cytochrome c oxidase accessory protein CcoG — MSTQAVPGGTDDFRDSISTISKDGDRAWIYPKKPKGRHYSKRTIVSIVLLALMFGGPFMKISGHPLMLFNVLQRKFIVFGVPFWPQDFFLFVLAMLTFFVFIILFTAIFGRVWCGWACPQTIFMEMVFRKIEYAIEGDANQQRLLNKSPWTGEKIRKKVLKNLIFFLLAFLIANTFLAYIIGIDELKLLVTEGPGKHMGGFVALVIFTAVFYGVYVRFREQVCLIVCPYGRLQGVLLDRNSVVIAYDYVRGETRGRIQKSEERKIGDCIDCHQCVHVCPTGIDIRNGTQLECVNCTACIDACDDVMEKVGFKKGLIRYASENSIAKKEKFKITTRVVGYSIVLLILLTTLTTLLALRTEVESTILRTPGQMYQKMDGGKISNLYNIQLVNKTFHNLPIEIKLNYPAGEIKFVGPPPTVLNEDAVVEGVFFVILPQSEIVKVKTPVSINVISNGKVLKVVKTNFLGPNTN, encoded by the coding sequence ATGTCAACTCAAGCGGTTCCGGGCGGAACAGATGATTTTCGCGATTCTATATCGACCATCAGCAAGGATGGTGACCGGGCCTGGATTTATCCGAAAAAGCCTAAAGGCAGACATTACAGCAAAAGGACGATCGTTAGTATCGTCCTTTTGGCGCTTATGTTTGGTGGCCCCTTCATGAAAATTTCAGGTCATCCCCTGATGTTGTTCAATGTTTTGCAAAGGAAATTTATTGTATTCGGAGTGCCTTTCTGGCCACAGGATTTTTTCCTCTTTGTGTTGGCGATGCTGACATTCTTTGTCTTTATTATTCTGTTCACAGCCATTTTCGGCAGGGTATGGTGCGGTTGGGCTTGTCCTCAGACTATCTTTATGGAAATGGTTTTTCGCAAGATCGAATACGCCATTGAAGGGGATGCTAACCAGCAGAGATTATTGAATAAATCACCCTGGACAGGAGAGAAAATTAGAAAGAAGGTCTTGAAAAATTTAATATTTTTCTTGTTAGCATTTTTGATAGCCAATACATTTTTAGCTTATATCATTGGTATTGATGAATTAAAACTTCTGGTTACCGAAGGCCCCGGAAAGCATATGGGTGGCTTTGTAGCACTTGTGATCTTTACTGCCGTGTTCTATGGAGTGTATGTCCGCTTCCGCGAACAGGTGTGTCTTATTGTTTGTCCCTATGGGCGCTTGCAAGGAGTTTTGCTGGATAGAAATTCTGTAGTCATAGCCTATGATTATGTTAGAGGTGAAACCAGAGGGAGAATTCAAAAAAGCGAAGAACGCAAAATTGGAGATTGTATCGACTGTCATCAATGTGTGCATGTCTGCCCTACAGGTATCGACATTCGAAATGGCACACAATTGGAGTGCGTGAATTGTACCGCTTGTATTGACGCATGTGATGATGTCATGGAAAAGGTAGGCTTTAAAAAAGGCCTTATCAGATATGCGAGTGAGAATAGTATCGCTAAAAAGGAAAAATTCAAAATAACCACCCGTGTTGTAGGCTATTCAATTGTATTATTGATTCTGCTCACAACTCTTACCACTTTGCTTGCATTGAGGACCGAAGTAGAATCAACTATACTTCGTACTCCCGGACAAATGTACCAGAAGATGGATGGTGGAAAAATCAGTAATTTGTACAACATACAATTGGTCAATAAAACCTTCCACAACCTTCCGATTGAAATCAAACTGAATTATCCTGCCGGTGAAATAAAATTCGTGGGACCGCCACCGACAGTATTAAATGAAGATGCCGTGGTAGAAGGAGTTTTCTTTGTTATTCTGCCGCAATCTGAAATTGTAAAAGTGAAAACACCGGTTTCAATCAATGTGATTTCAAATGGTAAGGTATTGAAGGTTGTAAAAACAAATTTCCTGGGACCAAATACAAACTAA
- a CDS encoding FixH family protein: MKFNWGWGIFIFLVIFMSFMLNMVYRCTQQRVDLVSEKYYENELKYQQRIDMEKNTAALEKNLKILRESGKVQFEFPLSGGVRSGQITFFKPDDARQDFVVPVSGSNGNFQEVNTSKMKKGWWNVQVQWSQDGQPFYSEQKLLID, from the coding sequence ATGAAATTCAACTGGGGTTGGGGTATCTTCATCTTTCTTGTGATCTTCATGAGTTTTATGCTCAACATGGTTTACCGTTGCACACAACAGAGGGTAGATCTGGTAAGTGAAAAATATTATGAAAATGAATTAAAGTACCAGCAAAGAATTGATATGGAAAAAAACACCGCCGCGCTGGAAAAGAATCTTAAGATTTTAAGAGAAAGTGGGAAGGTACAGTTTGAATTCCCGCTAAGTGGGGGAGTCCGTTCCGGTCAGATTACTTTTTTTAAACCGGATGATGCCCGACAGGATTTTGTTGTCCCTGTTTCCGGAAGTAACGGAAATTTTCAAGAGGTGAATACCTCAAAAATGAAAAAAGGCTGGTGGAATGTCCAGGTTCAGTGGAGTCAGGATGGACAACCATTTTATTCAGAACAAAAGTTACTAATTGATTAG
- a CDS encoding sulfite exporter TauE/SafE family protein, whose product MWLYSAFLVGFLGSFHCAGMCGPIALALPLDKKSNWSFIIGRLLYNGGRVFTYSVLGLLVGLIGHTIAMAGFQKVLSIGTGVMILLIAFLPYLIKRTSQFNSFLTGYTSKIKSLFKKLFGLKSKRTLFLIGAVNGLLPCGFVYLALAGAAATGTMEEGVGYMMLFGLGTIPMMLTLTMAGNIFSPRTRSFIQKISPLIAISVAVLLIARGITIDNHSCCKHH is encoded by the coding sequence ATGTGGTTGTATTCTGCATTTTTGGTCGGTTTTCTTGGCAGCTTTCATTGCGCAGGCATGTGTGGCCCTATTGCTCTGGCCTTACCGCTTGACAAAAAGTCGAATTGGTCATTTATCATCGGGCGGTTACTTTATAATGGAGGAAGAGTCTTTACTTATTCGGTTCTTGGCCTTCTTGTTGGACTAATCGGACATACAATTGCGATGGCTGGTTTTCAGAAGGTGTTGTCCATCGGAACAGGAGTGATGATTCTCCTGATCGCATTCCTGCCATACCTGATCAAACGTACGAGTCAGTTCAATTCATTTCTTACAGGATACACATCAAAGATCAAATCTCTATTTAAAAAACTATTTGGTCTGAAATCGAAAAGGACGCTCTTTTTAATTGGAGCTGTAAACGGCCTTCTTCCCTGCGGGTTTGTTTATCTTGCTCTCGCCGGTGCAGCTGCAACAGGAACAATGGAGGAAGGAGTTGGCTACATGATGCTGTTTGGACTTGGAACCATCCCCATGATGCTTACTCTAACCATGGCGGGGAATATTTTTAGTCCTCGTACCCGTAGTTTTATCCAGAAAATATCTCCTCTGATTGCTATTTCAGTTGCTGTATTACTCATAGCAAGAGGGATAACCATTGACAATCATTCATGTTGTAAACATCATTGA
- a CDS encoding DoxX family protein, whose product MNHELNISIAILMLRLVTGILFFFQGYDKIFNIKIEGVVRTFSDTMKSTWIPLLLLRPLVYLSSYIEMICGALLCLGLFREYSLFMLAADMVFVAFAFSSIKAMWDMHFYLPRIIFLAALLLLSPEMDRWSLDQFIFKLK is encoded by the coding sequence ATGAATCACGAATTGAATATTTCCATTGCTATTCTGATGCTTAGGCTGGTTACCGGCATTCTATTTTTCTTTCAGGGTTATGATAAGATATTCAATATAAAAATAGAAGGTGTCGTTCGCACGTTCAGTGACACTATGAAGTCAACCTGGATTCCTTTGTTACTTTTGCGACCTTTGGTTTATCTTAGTTCCTATATTGAAATGATTTGTGGAGCCTTGTTGTGTTTAGGCTTATTTCGTGAATACAGCTTGTTTATGCTTGCCGCTGACATGGTGTTTGTCGCCTTTGCTTTCAGTTCAATCAAAGCGATGTGGGACATGCATTTTTACCTTCCCCGCATTATTTTTTTAGCGGCACTGTTACTTCTTTCTCCGGAAATGGACCGGTGGTCTCTTGACCAATTTATTTTTAAATTGAAATAG
- a CDS encoding YceI family protein translates to MKKIILIIALFIGTGSIYAQNRYFTKAGKITFDATSPSSPEKIAGANEKATSVIDASTGAMEFALLMKAFSFEKALMQEHFNENYVESDKYPKAVFKGNIINIKEVNLTKDGTYPVKVKGNMTLHGVTKEVTADGKLTVKGGAITTGISKFNILLSDFNIEVPSLVKDKVSSEAKITVDINYDPLKAS, encoded by the coding sequence ATGAAAAAAATAATCCTGATCATCGCGCTTTTTATTGGTACCGGAAGCATCTATGCACAAAACCGTTACTTTACAAAAGCAGGCAAGATAACATTTGATGCGACTTCACCTTCCTCACCTGAGAAGATCGCAGGGGCAAATGAAAAAGCTACCAGCGTTATTGACGCTTCAACAGGCGCAATGGAATTTGCATTGCTCATGAAAGCTTTCTCTTTTGAAAAGGCGCTTATGCAGGAGCATTTCAATGAAAACTATGTAGAATCCGATAAATATCCAAAAGCGGTATTCAAAGGAAATATCATCAATATTAAAGAAGTAAACCTGACAAAAGATGGTACCTATCCCGTGAAAGTGAAAGGCAATATGACTCTTCACGGAGTAACAAAAGAAGTAACTGCGGATGGAAAACTCACGGTAAAAGGCGGTGCAATTACCACAGGGATTTCAAAATTCAATATTCTGCTCTCCGACTTTAACATCGAGGTCCCTTCATTGGTAAAAGATAAAGTCTCTTCTGAAGCGAAAATTACAGTGGATATCAATTACGATCCGCTCAAAGCTAGCTAA